Proteins from one Solanum stenotomum isolate F172 unplaced genomic scaffold, ASM1918654v1 scaffold27076, whole genome shotgun sequence genomic window:
- the LOC125851562 gene encoding glucan endo-1,3-beta-glucosidase A-like isoform X2 — MSFLSFLVASLLLVGLLIQMTGAQPIGVCYGKIANNLPSDQDVKNLYNSNGIKKMRIYYPDTNVFNALKGSDIEIILDVPNQDLEALANPSSANGWVQDNIISNFPDVKFKYIAVGNEIDPGTNTGQYTQFVGPAMENVYNALTSAGLQDQIKVSTATYLGLLTNTYPPSDSIFREEYKSFINPIIEFLSRNNLPLLANIYPYFGHIDNTNDVPLSYALFNDQGTNSAGYQNLFDALLDSMYFAMEKLGGQNIEVIVSESGWPSEGHPAATMENAQTYYTNLINHVKGGAGTPKKPGSTIETYLFAMFDENQKDGKISEQHFGLFYPDQRPKYQLNFN, encoded by the coding sequence GAGCACAACCTATTGGAGTATGCTATGGAAAAATTGCCAACAATTTACCATCAGATCAAGATGTCAAAAACCTATACAATTCTAATGGCATTAAAAAGATGAGAATTTACTATCCTGACACAAATGTCTTTAATGCTCTAAAAGGAAGTGACATTGAAATAATTCTTGATGTCCCAAATCAAGATCTTGAAGCCCTAGCCAATCCTTCAAGTGCCAATGGTTGGGTTCAAGATAATATAATAAGTAATTTCCCAGAtgttaaattcaaatatatagcTGTTGGAAATGAAATTGATCCCGGTACAAATACCGGTCAATATACACAATTTGTTGGTCCAGCAATGGAAAATGTTTACAACGCGTTAACATCAGCAGGGTTGCAAGATCAAATTAAGGTCTCAACCGCAACATACTTAGGACTCTTAACAAACACCTACCCACCAAGTGATAGTATTTTTCGCGAAGAATACAAAAGCTTCATTAATCCTATAATCGAATTTCTATCACGAAATAACCTCCCACTCTTAGCCAATATTTACCCTTATTTTGGCCATATTGATAACACTAACGACGTTCCTCTTTCTTATGCACTTTTCAACGATCAAGGGACTAATTCTGCGGGATATCAAAATCTTTTTGATGCCCTTTTGGATTCAATGTATTTTGCAATGGAGAAACTTGGAGGACAAAATATTGAGGTCATTGTATCGGAAAGTGGTTGGCCTTCTGAGGGACATCCTGCAGCAACTATGGAAAATGCACAAACTTATTATACGAATTTGATTAATCATGTGAAAGGAGGGGCTGGAACACCAAAGAAACCTGGAAGTACGATAGAAACTTATTTATTCGCTATGTTTGATGAAAATCAAAAGGATGGAAAAATAAGTGAGCAACATTTTGGACTCTTTTATCCAGATCAGAGGCCAAAGTATCAACTCAATTTCAATTGA